One region of Streptomyces subrutilus genomic DNA includes:
- a CDS encoding beta-1,3-glucanase family protein, whose amino-acid sequence MTPGHGVALDTTAWYRPAAYHSGPAKNDYAGFFHTVGLGGRAYGFPYDDINDQSSVQILGNSAPPTGLTLGIGW is encoded by the coding sequence GTGACGCCGGGCCACGGCGTCGCCCTCGACACCACCGCCTGGTACCGACCGGCGGCGTACCACTCCGGGCCGGCGAAGAACGACTACGCCGGGTTCTTCCACACCGTGGGCCTCGGCGGGCGGGCGTACGGCTTCCCCTACGACGACATCAACGACCAGTCCTCCGTACAGATCCTCGGCAACTCCGCGCCGCCGACCGGCCTGACGCTGGGCATCGGCTGGTGA
- a CDS encoding LacI family DNA-binding transcriptional regulator: MPDQRPVDRPTLEAVAARAGVSRATASRVVNGGDGVRAHLVEKVQVAIRDLGYVPNPAARTLVTRRTGAVAVIIPEPEIRIFSDPFFSRQVRGISRELTANDTQLVLLLVEDRGDYDRIERYLAGGHVDGALAFSLHTDDPLPAIVRRIGMPTVYGGRPGWTSGPGEPGEPDGEVAYVDADNRAGAREAVRYLLTRGRERIAHIAGPLDQTSAADRLSGYRDVLPQADPELVAEGDFTVAGGARAMAELLDRRPGIDAVFAANDLMATGALRVLRERGRTVPDDVAVVGFDDAELVAETADPPLTTVRQDIEGMGHMMAGLLLETLGSGGRGGRPAPGPVITSTELVRRVSA; the protein is encoded by the coding sequence GTGCCGGACCAGCGACCCGTGGACCGCCCCACCCTGGAGGCGGTCGCGGCGCGCGCCGGGGTGTCCCGGGCCACCGCGTCCCGCGTCGTCAACGGCGGCGACGGGGTCCGCGCGCACCTGGTGGAGAAGGTGCAAGTGGCCATCCGGGACCTGGGGTACGTGCCCAATCCCGCGGCCCGGACCCTGGTCACCCGGCGGACCGGCGCGGTGGCGGTGATCATCCCGGAGCCGGAGATCCGGATATTCTCCGACCCCTTCTTCTCCCGGCAGGTGCGCGGCATCAGCAGGGAACTGACCGCGAACGACACGCAGTTGGTGCTGCTACTGGTGGAGGACCGGGGCGACTACGACCGGATCGAGCGCTATCTGGCGGGCGGCCACGTCGACGGCGCGCTCGCCTTCTCGCTGCACACGGACGATCCGCTGCCCGCGATCGTCCGGCGCATCGGCATGCCCACGGTCTACGGCGGCCGGCCCGGCTGGACTTCCGGGCCCGGGGAACCCGGCGAACCCGACGGCGAGGTGGCGTACGTGGACGCCGACAACCGCGCGGGAGCGCGCGAGGCCGTACGGTACCTGCTCACCCGGGGCCGGGAGCGGATCGCGCACATCGCCGGCCCGCTCGACCAGACATCGGCCGCGGACCGGCTGAGCGGCTACCGGGACGTACTGCCGCAGGCCGATCCCGAGCTGGTCGCCGAGGGGGACTTCACGGTGGCGGGCGGCGCCCGGGCGATGGCCGAACTGCTGGACCGGCGGCCCGGGATCGACGCGGTGTTCGCGGCCAACGACCTGATGGCGACGGGCGCACTGCGGGTGCTGCGCGAGCGCGGCCGCACGGTGCCCGATGACGTGGCGGTCGTCGGCTTCGACGACGCCGAGCTGGTGGCGGAGACCGCCGATCCGCCGCTGACCACCGTGCGCCAGGACATCGAGGGGATGGGGCACATGATGGCCGGACTGCTCCTGGAGACGCTGGGGAGCGGGGGCCGGGGCGGCCGGCCCGCGCCCGGCCCGGTGATCACCTCCACCGAGCTGGTCCGGCGCGTGTCGGCCTGA
- a CDS encoding DUF4360 domain-containing protein has product MIKSLRTGFTAAVVTAALVTLSPSAGASPSAGASPSAPSDRVTVDVASVNGSGCRPGSAAVAVAPDNSAFTVTYSEYLAQAGGGAPAVEGRKNCLLSLVVHVPQGFTYAVAQVDYRGFGSLQPGAVGTQKASYYFQGMSQTAQRTHKFNGALDDNWQATDTTGIEALVFAPCGEQRNFNINTELRAEVGTSDPSKTSFMALDSTDGSINSVYHFTWKQCPGR; this is encoded by the coding sequence GTGATCAAGTCGCTTCGTACCGGATTCACCGCAGCCGTCGTGACCGCAGCTCTCGTCACGCTCAGCCCTTCGGCCGGGGCCTCCCCCTCGGCCGGGGCCTCTCCCTCGGCACCTTCCGACCGGGTGACCGTGGACGTCGCAAGCGTCAACGGATCGGGCTGCCGTCCAGGCAGCGCCGCCGTCGCCGTGGCGCCGGACAACTCGGCGTTCACCGTCACCTACAGCGAGTACCTGGCCCAGGCCGGCGGCGGGGCCCCCGCCGTCGAGGGCCGCAAGAACTGCCTCCTGTCCCTCGTCGTCCACGTCCCGCAGGGCTTCACGTACGCCGTGGCCCAGGTGGACTACCGCGGCTTCGGCAGCCTCCAGCCGGGAGCCGTCGGCACGCAGAAGGCGAGCTACTACTTCCAGGGCATGAGCCAGACCGCCCAGCGCACCCACAAGTTCAACGGTGCGCTCGACGACAACTGGCAGGCCACCGACACCACGGGCATCGAGGCGCTGGTCTTCGCGCCCTGCGGCGAACAGCGCAACTTCAACATCAACACCGAGCTGCGCGCCGAGGTCGGAACCTCCGACCCGTCGAAGACCAGTTTCATGGCCCTCGACTCGACGGACGGCAGCATCAACAGCGTGTACCACTTCACCTGGAAGCAGTGCCCGGGACGCTGA
- a CDS encoding glyoxal oxidase produces MFRAHRSAAVSAWVIASALALTAMSPAPRPGPAERAGTAAASQAAPEAAAAAEAAEASVIGEDHARAHARLRQAAKGSKGYPQTKRTASLTALRDSQAKTNARFDAARFGRFTEFFPSPDFGVHVAQLPTGKVLLFSFERTEEDPTKETGPTNTVGRTNAGRAYLWDPARGTGPRAFKKVAPPVVLMPDGSYAPRPAPFFCAGHAYLPNGMVGVFGGNVGGKGGSGAKLSFVFDPWTENWYRNRDMSAGRWYPSVVTGADGRQIIMSGQSERGTGTPTPVAERFPALRHPVPWRSFDIPVDFASQRLRSDAPFRNDYPHLFSLRDGMIYGLGRDADQQWLFDPVKEVRTDLPRRPADFRGYGSAVPLPAGFRGPDSVLVLGGDPRDPLTYRLSGGRWTVEEPRAFGRTQDNTVILPDGSLLTVNGALDTRDYGNGPFNPKADLKYRQIELRDARGRWRLGPAQRLPRGYHSNALIMPDGRMMVTGDELQQIANDPDMEDGMDGSIELYEPAYLHRGPRPALDRVPAGELGHDTSFEVSSATPKDVARAVLLAPSTVTHSVNTSQRHLELRITGVRGTAIGLRTPPTAADAPPGYYMLFLLDAKGVPSTAKWVKLGVR; encoded by the coding sequence ATGTTCCGCGCGCACCGCTCCGCCGCCGTGTCCGCCTGGGTGATCGCCTCCGCCCTGGCCCTCACGGCGATGTCCCCGGCCCCGCGGCCCGGGCCCGCCGAGCGGGCGGGGACGGCCGCGGCTTCGCAGGCGGCTCCGGAAGCGGCAGCAGCAGCGGAGGCGGCCGAGGCCTCCGTGATCGGTGAGGACCACGCCCGGGCGCACGCCCGCCTGCGCCAGGCCGCCAAGGGCAGCAAGGGCTATCCGCAGACGAAGCGCACGGCGAGCCTGACCGCGCTGCGGGACTCCCAGGCCAAGACCAACGCCCGCTTCGACGCGGCCCGGTTCGGCCGGTTCACGGAGTTCTTCCCCTCCCCCGATTTCGGCGTGCACGTGGCCCAGCTGCCGACGGGCAAGGTGCTGCTCTTCTCCTTCGAGCGCACCGAGGAGGACCCCACCAAGGAGACCGGGCCCACGAACACGGTCGGCCGGACCAACGCGGGCCGCGCCTACCTCTGGGATCCGGCCAGGGGGACCGGTCCGCGGGCCTTCAAAAAGGTGGCGCCGCCCGTGGTCCTGATGCCCGACGGCAGCTACGCCCCGCGCCCCGCACCCTTCTTCTGCGCCGGGCACGCCTACCTCCCCAACGGGATGGTCGGCGTCTTCGGCGGCAACGTCGGGGGCAAGGGCGGCAGCGGCGCCAAGCTGTCCTTCGTGTTCGACCCGTGGACCGAGAACTGGTACCGCAACCGGGACATGTCCGCGGGCCGCTGGTACCCCTCGGTCGTCACCGGGGCGGACGGCCGCCAGATCATCATGTCCGGCCAGTCCGAGCGCGGTACGGGCACCCCCACCCCGGTGGCCGAGCGCTTCCCCGCGCTGCGCCACCCGGTGCCCTGGCGCAGCTTCGACATCCCGGTGGACTTCGCCTCGCAGCGGCTGCGGTCGGACGCGCCCTTCCGCAACGACTACCCGCACCTCTTCTCCCTGCGGGACGGGATGATCTACGGGCTGGGCCGGGACGCCGACCAGCAGTGGCTGTTCGACCCGGTCAAGGAGGTGCGCACCGACCTGCCCCGGCGGCCGGCCGACTTCCGCGGGTACGGCTCCGCCGTGCCGCTCCCGGCGGGGTTCCGGGGGCCGGACTCCGTCCTGGTGCTCGGCGGCGACCCGCGCGACCCGCTCACCTACCGGCTGTCCGGCGGCCGGTGGACCGTCGAGGAGCCGCGCGCTTTCGGGCGCACGCAGGACAACACCGTGATCCTGCCGGATGGCTCGCTGCTGACGGTCAACGGAGCGCTCGACACCCGGGATTACGGCAACGGGCCGTTCAATCCGAAGGCCGACCTGAAGTACCGGCAGATCGAGTTGCGCGACGCGCGCGGCCGCTGGCGGCTCGGTCCGGCCCAGCGGCTGCCCCGCGGCTACCACTCCAACGCCCTGATCATGCCCGACGGGCGGATGATGGTCACCGGGGACGAGCTCCAGCAGATCGCCAACGACCCCGACATGGAGGACGGGATGGACGGCAGCATCGAGCTGTACGAACCCGCCTACCTGCACCGGGGACCCCGGCCGGCCCTCGACCGGGTGCCGGCGGGCGAGCTCGGCCACGACACGTCCTTCGAGGTCTCCAGTGCGACGCCGAAGGACGTGGCGCGGGCCGTGCTGCTGGCGCCGAGCACCGTCACCCACTCGGTGAACACCAGCCAGCGCCACTTGGAGCTCCGGATCACCGGCGTACGGGGCACCGCGATCGGGCTGCGGACCCCGCCGACGGCCGCCGACGCGCCGCCCGGGTACTACATGCTGTTCCTGCTCGACGCGAAGGGCGTCCCCAGCACGGCGAAGTGGGTGAAGCTGGGCGTGCGCTGA
- a CDS encoding HutD/Ves family protein translates to MSGARGPLVVRAAGRTATAWKNGGGVTREIAARPEGAGTGDFAWRVSLAEVAADGPFSAFPGVDRTLTLAEGAGMDLTVAGAHRLVDERFAPQDFAGDEPTHCRLLDGPVVNLNVMYRRDGARVDTAVVRGRLTVDVPAGQTLLIVALSGPVHLEPPEGPALTLARHDAALAEGPFTGRVRTSGPAALVRFG, encoded by the coding sequence GTGAGCGGGGCCCGCGGGCCGCTCGTCGTGCGGGCGGCCGGCCGTACCGCCACCGCCTGGAAGAACGGCGGGGGAGTCACCCGCGAGATCGCCGCCCGGCCCGAGGGCGCCGGTACCGGGGACTTCGCCTGGCGGGTGAGCCTCGCCGAGGTCGCCGCCGACGGACCGTTCTCCGCCTTCCCCGGCGTGGACCGCACGCTCACCCTCGCCGAGGGCGCGGGCATGGACCTCACCGTGGCGGGCGCGCACCGCCTCGTGGACGAGCGGTTCGCGCCGCAGGACTTCGCCGGGGACGAGCCGACGCACTGCCGGCTCCTCGACGGTCCGGTGGTCAACCTCAACGTGATGTACCGCAGGGACGGTGCCCGGGTGGACACCGCCGTCGTACGGGGCCGCCTCACCGTCGACGTCCCGGCGGGACAGACCCTCCTGATCGTCGCCCTGTCGGGCCCGGTGCACCTCGAACCGCCCGAAGGCCCGGCGCTCACCCTGGCCCGCCACGACGCGGCCCTGGCCGAGGGCCCCTTCACCGGCCGCGTACGGACTTCCGGCCCCGCGGCCCTCGTCCGCTTCGGATAG
- a CDS encoding DUF4180 domain-containing protein codes for MNTLQTINDVSVLMCDAEGEVIAGEREALDCIGDAGYQGARWAVIPVERFDEAFFRLSTRVAGAIIQKFVQYRVGIVVLGDISRHTQASPALRDFVRECNRGTQTWFVSDTEELRERLAGPAA; via the coding sequence ATGAACACCCTGCAGACGATCAACGACGTGTCCGTGCTGATGTGCGATGCCGAGGGCGAGGTCATCGCCGGCGAACGCGAGGCCCTGGACTGCATCGGCGATGCCGGCTACCAGGGTGCCCGGTGGGCCGTCATCCCCGTCGAGCGGTTCGACGAGGCCTTCTTCCGGCTGAGCACCCGCGTCGCCGGCGCGATCATCCAGAAGTTCGTCCAGTACCGGGTCGGGATCGTCGTCCTGGGGGACATCTCCCGCCACACGCAGGCCAGTCCGGCGCTGCGCGACTTCGTCCGCGAGTGCAACCGCGGTACGCAGACGTGGTTCGTGTCCGACACCGAGGAGCTGCGGGAGCGGCTGGCCGGGCCGGCGGCGTGA
- a CDS encoding MarR family winged helix-turn-helix transcriptional regulator translates to MSGKSGTAPHAAPAKLQLLELLAAIGTAQWRDFAAAAARHGLTSTQARVLAQLDGPVPMRGLAKLLVCDASNVTGIVDRLEARELVRREPDPSDRRVKNVVATDAGREVIRRVREEMQATRGALDTLDEAESATLHALLERLRPTMEKDA, encoded by the coding sequence ATGTCCGGTAAGAGCGGCACCGCCCCGCACGCAGCCCCCGCCAAGCTCCAGCTGCTGGAGCTGCTCGCCGCCATCGGTACGGCCCAGTGGCGCGACTTCGCGGCGGCCGCCGCCCGTCACGGCCTCACGTCCACGCAGGCCAGGGTCCTCGCGCAGCTCGACGGCCCGGTCCCGATGCGCGGCCTCGCCAAGCTGCTGGTCTGCGACGCCTCGAACGTGACCGGCATCGTCGACCGCCTGGAGGCCCGCGAGCTGGTGCGGCGCGAGCCGGACCCCTCCGACCGCCGCGTCAAGAACGTCGTGGCCACGGACGCGGGCCGGGAGGTCATCCGCCGCGTCCGGGAGGAGATGCAGGCCACCCGCGGCGCGCTCGACACCCTCGACGAGGCCGAAAGCGCCACGCTCCACGCGCTGTTGGAGCGCCTGCGCCCCACCATGGAGAAGGACGCCTGA
- a CDS encoding MFS transporter, which translates to MSTPSHAAATAPRRRNETVIVFALSLAAMVVSMMQTLPVPILGLIRTDLGTSTAGVSWVTTATLLSAAVFTPLLGRFGDQHGKKPTLVAVLGVMVAGSVIAALATSLPLLILGRVLQGAATAIFPLALSVLREEVRPQKLPGAMALVSGTLAFGSGLALVATGLLTSGSDADYRDAFWMATGFAVLALLAVALLVPAPRHKTGGRTDFLGALTLGTALLLLLLPISQGHEWGWASPRTLGGFAGAAVMTAVWVLVERKVDEPLVDMRMFVHRPVLMANLAGILVGFGMFANFLGVSYLVQMPEALTGYGFDASILRASVQFLLPGAIISLLASPLGGRLVSRRGPRAALGLAAVLGAVGFAWLALDHRHSASVIGAGLVVGAAVSFGYAAMPAVIMASVPHHQSGIANGINSISRSTGSAIGSAVVTTILASRTLDHLPPGVPPLPAESGFTLTFGIGAAAFALVAVISRFGLRGGHTTVAAAEPAAADHSGRPTDKAVRTDTADAAV; encoded by the coding sequence ATGAGCACCCCCTCCCACGCCGCCGCGACGGCCCCCCGGCGACGGAACGAGACGGTCATCGTCTTCGCCCTGAGCCTCGCCGCCATGGTCGTGTCGATGATGCAGACCCTGCCGGTCCCGATCCTCGGCCTGATCCGCACCGACCTCGGCACCTCGACGGCCGGCGTGAGCTGGGTGACCACCGCCACCCTGCTGTCCGCGGCCGTCTTCACCCCGCTGCTGGGCCGCTTCGGCGACCAGCACGGCAAGAAGCCGACCCTGGTGGCCGTGCTCGGCGTGATGGTCGCCGGCTCCGTGATCGCCGCACTGGCGACCTCGCTGCCGCTGCTGATCCTGGGCCGGGTGCTCCAGGGCGCAGCCACCGCGATCTTCCCGCTGGCCCTCTCCGTCCTGCGCGAGGAGGTCCGCCCGCAGAAGCTGCCCGGCGCGATGGCCCTGGTCAGCGGCACGCTCGCGTTCGGCAGCGGTCTGGCGCTCGTCGCCACCGGCCTGCTGACCTCCGGCTCCGACGCCGACTACCGCGACGCGTTCTGGATGGCGACCGGCTTCGCCGTCCTCGCGCTGCTCGCCGTGGCCCTCCTGGTCCCGGCGCCCCGCCACAAGACCGGCGGCCGCACCGACTTCCTGGGCGCCCTGACCCTCGGCACCGCCCTGCTGCTGCTCCTGCTCCCGATCTCCCAGGGGCACGAGTGGGGCTGGGCCTCCCCCCGCACACTGGGCGGCTTCGCGGGCGCGGCCGTCATGACCGCCGTGTGGGTCCTGGTCGAGCGCAAGGTCGACGAGCCGCTCGTCGACATGCGGATGTTCGTCCACCGCCCGGTGCTCATGGCCAACCTGGCCGGCATCCTCGTCGGCTTCGGCATGTTCGCGAACTTCCTGGGCGTCTCCTACCTCGTCCAGATGCCCGAGGCCCTCACCGGCTACGGTTTCGACGCCTCGATCCTGCGCGCCTCCGTGCAGTTCCTGCTGCCCGGCGCCATCATCTCGCTGCTCGCCTCACCCCTCGGCGGCCGGCTCGTCAGCCGCCGCGGGCCGCGTGCGGCCCTGGGCCTCGCCGCGGTGCTCGGTGCCGTCGGCTTCGCCTGGCTCGCCCTGGACCACCGGCACAGCGCCTCGGTGATCGGCGCCGGCCTGGTCGTCGGTGCGGCCGTCAGCTTCGGCTACGCGGCCATGCCGGCCGTCATCATGGCCAGCGTCCCGCACCACCAGAGCGGCATCGCCAACGGCATCAACTCGATCTCCCGTTCCACCGGCAGCGCGATCGGCAGCGCCGTCGTGACCACGATCCTGGCGTCCCGGACCCTCGACCACCTGCCGCCGGGCGTCCCCCCGCTGCCCGCCGAGTCGGGCTTCACCCTCACCTTCGGCATCGGCGCCGCCGCCTTCGCGCTGGTCGCCGTGATCAGCCGGTTCGGCCTGCGCGGCGGGCACACCACCGTGGCCGCGGCCGAGCCGGCGGCCGCGGACCACTCGGGCCGGCCCACGGACAAGGCCGTGCGCACCGACACGGCCGACGCCGCCGTCTGA
- a CDS encoding mycothiol transferase: MKATDVIADGFGRIREIVHEVVEGLPTEQLNARVDPAANSITWLVWHLTRIQDDHVAQAAGLEQVWQGGGWVARFALSLPTGSTGYGHTARQAGSVQADSGELLLGYFDAVHEQSLRFVRGLAAADLDRVVDERWDPPVTLGVRLVSVLADDLQHAGQAAFVRGLLERR; this comes from the coding sequence ATGAAGGCTACGGACGTCATCGCCGACGGGTTCGGACGCATCCGGGAGATCGTGCACGAGGTCGTCGAGGGGCTTCCGACGGAGCAGCTCAACGCCCGCGTCGACCCGGCGGCGAACTCGATCACCTGGCTCGTCTGGCACCTCACCCGGATCCAGGACGACCACGTGGCGCAGGCCGCGGGCCTCGAACAGGTCTGGCAGGGCGGGGGCTGGGTGGCCCGGTTCGCCCTGTCCCTGCCCACCGGGTCGACCGGGTACGGGCACACCGCCCGGCAGGCCGGTTCGGTCCAGGCCGACTCCGGCGAGCTGCTGCTCGGCTACTTCGACGCGGTCCACGAGCAGAGCCTGCGCTTCGTCCGGGGGCTGGCCGCCGCGGACCTCGACCGGGTGGTCGACGAGCGCTGGGACCCGCCCGTCACCCTGGGCGTGCGCCTGGTCAGCGTGCTGGCCGACGATCTGCAGCACGCCGGCCAGGCCGCCTTCGTACGGGGCCTCCTGGAGCGGCGCTAG
- a CDS encoding cold-shock protein yields the protein MEPRVKGFVQSYNRDRGYGFILPLGETEPVFVEREDIEHDPQVLSEEQQVTFTIELGQGRMSARHVRP from the coding sequence ATGGAACCGCGCGTCAAAGGGTTCGTCCAGTCGTACAACCGCGACCGGGGCTACGGCTTCATCCTCCCCCTCGGCGAGACGGAACCCGTCTTCGTCGAGCGGGAGGACATAGAGCACGATCCGCAGGTCCTCTCCGAAGAGCAGCAGGTCACCTTCACCATCGAACTGGGGCAGGGCCGCATGTCGGCCCGGCACGTCCGGCCCTGA